The sequence GTCAGGGGGCGCGGGGAACTCCGCGTTTGCCCGGGCGGTCCCGTTACCGGGTTACCCGTTCGCGAGAGCCTGGAGCCCGGAGATCGGGCCGTTGAAGTAGTCCTGGTCACCGGGGAACGTGCCGGAGTCGGCGTACTGCCAGAACGTGTAGAAGCCGTAGCCGCCCGGCAGGGTCCCCGCGCTGGAGGAGTACTTGGCGATCCAGAACGGGCTGGTGGTCGCGAACCCGCTGTTGTTGCCGGTGCAGGTCGACCACCAGTCGTAGGTGGAGTAGATGACCGGGTAGACGCCTTCCTTGGCGTGGTACTCGTTGGCGAACGCGTGAATCCAGCTCACCATGCTGGCCTGGCTGAGGCCGTAGCAGGTCGCGCCGTAGGGGTTGTACTCGATGTCCAGCGCGCCCGGCAGGGTCTTGCCGTCGGCCGACCAGCCGCCGCCGTGCGCGATGAAGTAGTCCGCCTGCGTCGCGCCGCCGGAGGTGTCCGGCGTGGCGAAGTGGTACGACCCGCGGATCATGCCGACGTTGTACGAACCGTTGTACTGCTGGGCGAAGTCGGGGTTCGTGTACGAGGTGCTCTCGGTCGCCTTGATGTACGCGAACTTGCCGCCGTTCGCCCACGCGGTCGCCCAGTTGACGCTGCCCTGGTAGGCGGAGACGTCCATGCCGGGGGTCTGGGTCACCATCGGGGAGACGGTGCCGGAAGCGGCCGAGCCGTGCGCGCTGGAGCCCTCGTGCGCCGCGACGGTCGAGCCCATCCAGTCCAGTTCCGGGTGGGTGAGGTGGCCGGCGCTCGTACCGGTGCCGGCCGCGGTCGCCGCATGGGCCGCGCCGGGAGCGGTGAACGCCAGGGTGAGGAGGGAGACGATCAGGCCGGCGAGAACCGCGAGCC comes from Streptomyces sp. NBC_00448 and encodes:
- a CDS encoding lysozyme, producing the protein MSHGVFSVVHGNGSARTRLAVLAGLIVSLLTLAFTAPGAAHAATAAGTGTSAGHLTHPELDWMGSTVAAHEGSSAHGSAASGTVSPMVTQTPGMDVSAYQGSVNWATAWANGGKFAYIKATESTSYTNPDFAQQYNGSYNVGMIRGSYHFATPDTSGGATQADYFIAHGGGWSADGKTLPGALDIEYNPYGATCYGLSQASMVSWIHAFANEYHAKEGVYPVIYSTYDWWSTCTGNNSGFATTSPFWIAKYSSSAGTLPGGYGFYTFWQYADSGTFPGDQDYFNGPISGLQALANG